The genomic interval TTCTGGTGTCGGGTCAGTTTCCCCTTTAGGTGTTATTTTACCGATGAGGATATCGCCAGCCTGAACCCGGGCACCTTCTCTAATGATGCCATCTTCATCCAGATCTTTAGTCGCCTCATCGCCTACATTTGGGATCTCTCTGGTCAGTTCTTCCTCACCCCGCTTTGTGTCACGGACCTCCAGATCAACCTCAGAAATGTGAATGGAAGTAAAAACGTCATCCTTGATCAGTCTTTCGCTGATGACAATAGCATCTTCAAAATTATATCCACGCCACGGCATGAAAGCTACAAGGATATTTTTTCCCAAAGCTAATTCACCGTTCTTGTTCGAAGGACCATCTGCAATCAGGTCACCCCGATAGACTTTTTCTTTCTCACGCACCACAGGCCTCTGATTCATACAGGTATCCTGATTAGTCCGGGAATACTTCATCAGAGGAATGCGAACGCGGTTCTCATCGGCCGAGATTGCAAGATCTTCCGGAACATGCCTGGTTTTAATGACAATTGACTTCGCATCCACTTGCTCTACTACACCTGTCACCGGAGAATAGAGACATGACATAGAGTCCTCAGCCACTGTTTTTTCCATACCGGTACCGACAATAGGAGCGTCAGGATTAATAAGCGGAACGGATTGACGCTGCATATTCGAACCCATGAGAGCACGGTTAGCATCATCGTGCTCCAGAAATGGAATAAGCGCGGCAGCTACGCTCAAGATCTGGTAAGGTGCCACATCTGTAAACTGTACTTCATCAGCCTTCACGACAGGGAAGTCACCGCGTATCCGCACGCGAACTTTTTCATCTTCGATTTTACCTTCCTGGCCTATATCCGGCATAGCTTGAGCAATTCTGGACCGATCCTCATCTTCAGCAGAAAGGTATTTTGTTTTGCTAGTTACAAAAGGATCACCGTTTTTAGTCGTCACGACGCGATACGGCGCTTCGATAAACCCTAGATCGTTCACCTGAGCATATGTCGACAGTGAAGATATCAAGCCGATGTTCGGTCCCTCGGGCGTCTCAATAGGACAGAGCCTGCCGTAGTGAGTGTAGTGGACATCACGAACTTCGAAACCAGCACGTTCTCTGGTCATGCCACCAGGACCTAAGGCAGAAACGCGCCGCTTATGGGTGATCTCAGCCAGAGGATTCGTCTGATCCATAAACTGACTCAGTTGACTGGTGCCAAAGAATGAATTGATAACAGTAGTCACAACACGTGAGTTGATGAGATCCTGAGGTGTGAGACTTTCAGCCTCCCTGAGATTCATTCTTTCGCGGATTGTTCTTGCCATGCGATTCAGAGCTACAGAGAATTGATTGGTCAACTGTTCTCCAACGGTTTTCATGCGGCGATTGCCCAAATGATCTATATCATCTGATCCCCTCAAACCTTTTCGCATCTCCATGAGATACTCAATAACGCAAATGAGATCTTCCGTTGTCAGAACCGTGTGATCAAGAGATACATCCAGATCAAACTGCTTGTTCAGACGATATCTTCCAACTTTGCCTAAATCGTACCGCTTAGGACTGAAGAAAATCCTTTCCACAAATTTCTGGGCCGTTTCAAGGTTCGGAGGTTCACCTGAACGAAGATGTTTATACATCAGGCGTAGCGATTCTTCCGTATTTTCAGTTGGATCCTTGATCATTGTATTGGTGAGAAGCTCGACGGCCAAATCGTCCTCCGGATTGACACACTTTAATTCCTTAACTTTATTCGCCTTTAATTCAAGAATAAGGTCTTCAGTCAGTTCAACACCGCTTTCTGCAATAATTTCACCTGTCTCAAAATTGACAATATCTTCAACCAGATAATTTCCTTCAATTTTCTTGATGGAACGTGCATCAAGCTTCGACGAAATAAGGAGATTGAAAGCTCTGAAAATATCTTTATTTTCAGAAAAACCGAGAGATCTGAGGAGTGTTGTAACGGGAAACTTCCTCCGTCTATCAATAATAACAAATATACAGTCCCTGATATCAGTGGTAAAATCTATCCAGGATCCTCTAAACGGTATCACTCTAGCCTGGAACAATTTTGTTCCGTTAGGATGCGTAAAATCGTCAAAGAAAACGCCGGGTGATCTCTGGAGCTGACTGACAACAATGCGTTCTGCGCCGTTGATGATAAACGTCCCGCGGTCTGTCATGAAAGGGACGTTGCCGAAATAGACATCCTGTTCGATGCTATGGGCGTATTTCGAACGATCAAATTCATCAGTAATGTGAAGAATAAGACGAACCTTCAGCGGAACGGCGTAAGTAACTCCCCTTTCAAGACATTCATGAGGTTTGTACTTCGGGAGACCAAAGTAGTAACTCTTGTATTCGAGGATATAATTCCGATGTGTATCTTCAATTGGGAACACGTTCCTGAGAACTTCTTCCAGACCGAACGGCTCACGCTGATCCTCAGGGACATCCAATTGCATGAAATGTCTAAAGGAATCGATCTGAACACCAAGCAAGTTCGGCATTGAAAAAACGCTTGGAGAACGTGAAAAGGAGTGTCTCTTTACCGTATGGTTTGTTCTACTCGGCAAAATTATATCCTCCACAAGGGTTGTTTATCTATCGGGACAACTATGCGGTACAATCGAATCATTCAGCTTACTTCAGTACGATCGTTCCACCAGCTTCTTCGAGCTGCTTCTTTATCTCTTCAGCCTCAGCCTTGGCGACTCCCTCCCGGACAGTCTTCGGTGCACTGTCTACAAGGTCTTTCGCCTCTTTCAGTCCAAGGTCGGTGAGGGATCTCACTACCTTAATCACTTGAATCTTTTTATCACCGGCAGCTTCAAGAACAACATCAAAAGAGTCTTTCTCTTCTGTCGTTGCTTCACCATCGCCGGCCGGGGATGCCGCCGCAACAGCAACTGGAGCAGCTGCAGTTACACCAAACTTCTCCTCGATTTCGGTGATCAGTTCGGAGATCTCAAGCATGTTCGCGTTTTCAAGATAGCCCATCACATCAGCGCGTGATACTTTAGCCATTATTCATTACCTCCTGACTTCCTACGATTCCTTAGTTTCTTTCAAACTGTTCAAGACATTAACAATATTTATCATCGGGCTTTTCAGCATAGATGACATCTTAGACATAGGCGATGAAAGTCCGCCTACAAGTTTTGTTAAAAGTGTTTCCTTCGATGGTAAAGTTGCTATCTTTGTGAAAACAGATTTGTCCATCACTTCACCTTCAAATATAAATGCTTTCAGTTGGGGCAAATCGTGTGTTTGGGTGAATTCGTGCAACACTTTTGCCGGTGCAGTAGCATCGTCATAACTGAAAGCAATAGCGGTGGACCCTTCAAACACATCATTCAATCCATCGATGCCGGCATTTTGAGTTGCAAGTTTTACCAACGTATTCTTCACAACGCGGTATTCCACGCCGCCATCCAGCAACTTTTTGCGCAAATCCGTGATATCGGCGACATCAAGACCGAGGTAATCGGTAAAATATATTCCTGTAGCCTTCTCCAGTTTCTGGGAGATAAATTCAACAGAATCGATGTTCTTTTGACTGGGCATCTTTCCTATACTATTGCCGCTTTATCTACTCTAATTCCTGGCCCCATACAGGAGGAAACTGTGATTTTCCGGAGATAAGTTCCTTTAACGGAAGCGGGTTTAGAATTAATCAGCGTGGTCATTACAACGCGGAGATTCTCACTCAGCTTCTGGGGTTCAAAAGAACTTTTGCCAATGGGTACATGTATTATGCCGTACTTGTCAACTCTCAGTTCGATCCTTCCCGCCTTAATTTCCTTTATAGCTTTGGTCACATCATTAGTGACCGTGCCGCTCTTAGGATTTGGCATTAGCCCTTTGGGTCCCAAAATCTTACCAAGTTTCCCTAACTTAGGCATCATGTCCGGAGTGGCAACGATGACATCAATTTCATCCCAACCGCTCTCCAGCTTTTTGATAAGATCATCGTCTCCCACATAATCTGCGCCCGCTTCCTGCGCTTCCTTAGCCTGTGCCCCGCTTGTTAAAACAAGGACTTTTACCTCTTGGCCGGTCCCGTTAGGAAGCGAAGTGGTAATACGAATATTCTGGTCAGCGTGACGCGGATCGACATCAAGGTTTACGGCAACTTCCACTGTTTCATCAAACTTTGCTGTGGCGGCTTCCTGGACGAGAGAAATGGCGTCGGCAATGGAGTACTCTTTCATCCGATCGATTGTTTTTAGCACCTTGTTATATCTCTTACCGTGCTTCATTAAAACCTCATCTCTACTGGACTTCAATTCCCATACTTCTGGCCGTACCACGGATCATTTCTACGGCAGCTTCAACTGTATTTGCATTCAGATCAGCCATTTTCGTCTCAGCGATTTTTCTCAAATCATTTTCTGTTACCTTCCCGACCTTCTCCCGATTGGGCTCGCCGGAACCGCTCTGAATTCCTGCCGCCTGCTTCAGCAGGACAGGCGCCGGAGGAGTCTTGGTGATAAAGGTAAAAGACCGGTCCTCATAGACAGTAATTACCACGGGCACGACAGTCCCCATTTTGTCTTTTGTCTGTTCGTTGAAAGTCTTACAGAAATCCATGATATTTACGCCGTGCTGCCCCAGTGCCGGACCGACTGGCGGTGCGGGATTTGCCTGTCCACCGGCAATCTGCAATTTGATCAGGGTCAGAACTTTCTTCGCCATCTGTATTACTTCACGTGCTCAACTTGAAGAAAATCCAGTTCTACAGGAGTGGCCCGACCGAAGATTGAAACCAGAACTTTCATTTTCTGCTTCTCATTATCAACTTCCTGAACGTCGCCGATAAAATCAACAAACGGCCCATCAATAACTCTCACTTTATCCGTCGACTTGTATTTAGTCACCATCACTTCGACTCCAT from Candidatus Neomarinimicrobiota bacterium carries:
- the rpoB gene encoding DNA-directed RNA polymerase subunit beta, producing the protein MPSRTNHTVKRHSFSRSPSVFSMPNLLGVQIDSFRHFMQLDVPEDQREPFGLEEVLRNVFPIEDTHRNYILEYKSYYFGLPKYKPHECLERGVTYAVPLKVRLILHITDEFDRSKYAHSIEQDVYFGNVPFMTDRGTFIINGAERIVVSQLQRSPGVFFDDFTHPNGTKLFQARVIPFRGSWIDFTTDIRDCIFVIIDRRRKFPVTTLLRSLGFSENKDIFRAFNLLISSKLDARSIKKIEGNYLVEDIVNFETGEIIAESGVELTEDLILELKANKVKELKCVNPEDDLAVELLTNTMIKDPTENTEESLRLMYKHLRSGEPPNLETAQKFVERIFFSPKRYDLGKVGRYRLNKQFDLDVSLDHTVLTTEDLICVIEYLMEMRKGLRGSDDIDHLGNRRMKTVGEQLTNQFSVALNRMARTIRERMNLREAESLTPQDLINSRVVTTVINSFFGTSQLSQFMDQTNPLAEITHKRRVSALGPGGMTRERAGFEVRDVHYTHYGRLCPIETPEGPNIGLISSLSTYAQVNDLGFIEAPYRVVTTKNGDPFVTSKTKYLSAEDEDRSRIAQAMPDIGQEGKIEDEKVRVRIRGDFPVVKADEVQFTDVAPYQILSVAAALIPFLEHDDANRALMGSNMQRQSVPLINPDAPIVGTGMEKTVAEDSMSCLYSPVTGVVEQVDAKSIVIKTRHVPEDLAISADENRVRIPLMKYSRTNQDTCMNQRPVVREKEKVYRGDLIADGPSNKNGELALGKNILVAFMPWRGYNFEDAIVISERLIKDDVFTSIHISEVDLEVRDTKRGEEELTREIPNVGDEATKDLDEDGIIREGARVQAGDILIGKITPKGETDPTPEEKLLRAIFGEKAGDVKDASKRAEPGINGVVVRTQLFERKSKATRAQEKKIIGKLQEETRRAKRRLKKTRDEHLIQLLTDQICGGLRDVATGKTIIKASTKLTSKRLANLDLERISRDNQWVNDRNVWIQIQQVWNSFNSEWRRTEEKLDREIYRLQVGDELQPGVSKLTKVYIANRRKVQVGDKMAGRHGNKGVVAVVVPEEDMPFLDDGTPVDLVLNPLGVPSRMNLGQLYETMLGWAGQILGVHYETPPFDSATPEQVKEELRKANLPETGKIELKDGRTGEYFDYPVTIGYIYMMKLNHMIDDKMHARSTGPYSLITQQPLGGKAQFGGQRLGEMEVWALEAYGASYALQEMLTGKSDDVEGRSRVYNSIVRGDNIPSFSIPESFNVLVKELQGLGVDVQLHN
- the rplL gene encoding 50S ribosomal protein L7/L12, with translation MAKVSRADVMGYLENANMLEISELITEIEEKFGVTAAAPVAVAAASPAGDGEATTEEKDSFDVVLEAAGDKKIQVIKVVRSLTDLGLKEAKDLVDSAPKTVREGVAKAEAEEIKKQLEEAGGTIVLK
- the rplJ gene encoding 50S ribosomal protein L10, translating into MPSQKNIDSVEFISQKLEKATGIYFTDYLGLDVADITDLRKKLLDGGVEYRVVKNTLVKLATQNAGIDGLNDVFEGSTAIAFSYDDATAPAKVLHEFTQTHDLPQLKAFIFEGEVMDKSVFTKIATLPSKETLLTKLVGGLSSPMSKMSSMLKSPMINIVNVLNSLKETKES
- the rplA gene encoding 50S ribosomal protein L1; this translates as MKHGKRYNKVLKTIDRMKEYSIADAISLVQEAATAKFDETVEVAVNLDVDPRHADQNIRITTSLPNGTGQEVKVLVLTSGAQAKEAQEAGADYVGDDDLIKKLESGWDEIDVIVATPDMMPKLGKLGKILGPKGLMPNPKSGTVTNDVTKAIKEIKAGRIELRVDKYGIIHVPIGKSSFEPQKLSENLRVVMTTLINSKPASVKGTYLRKITVSSCMGPGIRVDKAAIV
- the rplK gene encoding 50S ribosomal protein L11, with amino-acid sequence MAKKVLTLIKLQIAGGQANPAPPVGPALGQHGVNIMDFCKTFNEQTKDKMGTVVPVVITVYEDRSFTFITKTPPAPVLLKQAAGIQSGSGEPNREKVGKVTENDLRKIAETKMADLNANTVEAAVEMIRGTARSMGIEVQ